Below is a window of Defluviimonas sp. SAOS-178_SWC DNA.
GCCGAGCACGTTGTTGATCTTGTGCGCGCCGGTATGGTTCAGCTCGTCCCGCTTCATGTAGATCTTGGCACCGCCGAGATGGTCGGTGAGCCGCTCGGCGAAATACAAGGGTGAGGGCCGGCCGACATAGTGCTTCCAGAGCCAGTCCATCTCGGCCCAGAAGGTCGGGTCAGTCTTGGCCTTCTCGTACTCGGCCTGAAGGTCGAGGATCAGCGGCATCAGCGTCTCGCTGACGAAGCGGCCGCCGTAAATGCCGAACCGTCCGTTTTCGTCGGGTCCGTTCATGAAGCTGTTGAACAGGTCGTCGGCCATCTGAGCGCCCCCTATCAAGACAGATCGCGTTTAAAGCCTATATGCGACGGCGTAAAGCCGAGCCTCTCGTAAAATCGGCGAGCGTCGCGGCGGGTGGCGTTCATGGTCAGCTGCATGAGGCGGCACCCTGCGGCGCGCGCCCGCGCCTCGGCGTCCGCGAACATCGCCTCGCCGATCCCCTGCCCGCGCATGTCGGTTGCGACGCGGACGGATTCGACCTGCGCGCGGCGGCTGGCACGGAGAGACAGGCCCGAGATGAGGGTCAGCTGGTAGGTGGCGACGATGCGGCCGTCCTTCTCGCCGACGATAAGGGTGTTGCCACCCTCAGCCTTCATCGCGTCGAAGGCGGCAAGGTAGGGGGCCAAGTCGGTCCCTTCCCGCGCCGCGCCCAGCGCGTCGTCGGTCAGAAGCGCGAGCACTGCCCGCACGTCGTCGCGTGTGGCTTCGCGGAACCGGATCATGCCGGAACGGCACCCTTCGCCGCCGCGATGAAGGCCCGGATAAGGCCCGCGTCCTTCACGCCCGGCGCGCTTTCGACGCCGGAAGAGACGTCGACCTGCCGCGCACCGGTCAGCCGGATCGCTTCGGCGACGTTCCCGGGCGTCAAGCCGCCGGCGAGCATCCACGGGCAGGGCCAGTATTTCCGCGCCACCAGCCGCCAGTCGAAGGAGAGCCCGTTACCGCCGGGCAGGGCCGCGTCCTTCGGGGGCTTGGCATCGACCAGAAGCTGGTCGGCGACGCGGCCATAAGTCTGAAGTGCGGGGAGGTCGGCCTCGTCGGCGATGCCGACGGCCTTCATCACCGGCAAGCCGTAGCGGGCGCGGATTTCCGCGACGCGCTCGGGGCTTTCGCCGCCATGCAATTGCAGCATGTCGAGCGGCACCGCGCCGGTGATCGCGTCCAGCTCCGCATCGGTCGCGTTGACCGTCAGCGCCACCTTGGCCACCCCCGGCGGCACCCCGGATGCGAGCCGCGCGGCGGCGGGGATCTCGAGATGGCGCGGCGATTTCGCGAAAAAGACGAAGCCGAGATAGGTCGCGCCCGCTTCCACGGCCACGGCGACATGGGCCGGCTCTTTCAGCCCGCAGATCTTGACCCGGATATCCATGTCCGAGACTTAGCGCGTCGCGCCCTTGCCCTCAAGAAGCGCCAGAACCTCGTCCTCGGGTTCGGGCTTCTCGGCCTTGAGGCGGTTCACCTCGCGCTCCAGCCGGCCGGCGTCACGCTTGTGCTGGCTGAGGGCGCTGCGATGCTTGGCCTCGCGGAACCATTCCCAGACGAAGCCGATAGCGAGGCCCGCAACAATCCCCGCGAAGATGACTAGGAAGAGCGGCAGTTCGAGCGACCAGTTGATCCCGAGATAGGCGTCGATTTCCGCCGGCAGGAGGCGCAGCGTAACCGGATCGCGGTTGGCCGACGCCACCGCGACGAGAACGATCGCAAGGACCGCGAGAAAGACCAGTCGGAGAAAACGCAGCATGGGGGATCATTAGCCCCCGTTCAGCCTGTCCCGCAAGAGCTTTCCGGTCTTGAAGAAGGGGACATGCTTTTCCTCGACCTCGACGGATTCGCCGGTGCGCGGGTTGCGGCCGGTGCGCGCATCGCGCTTCTTCACCGAAAACGCGCCGAACCCCCTGAGTTCGACCCGGTCGCCCCGCGACAGCGCCTCGATGATCTCTTCGAAGATCGTGTTCACGATCCTTTCGACGTCACGCTGGAAGAGGTGCGGATTTTCCTCGGCAATCTTCTGGATCAATTCGGACCGGATCATTCGGAACCCCCCTGTGCGGACCGTCCAGGCCAACGGCCGCAGTTTTTATTCCCGCCGACTATAGGCGCAATCCGCGAATGGACAAACAGGAAAGCCATTGGAAAGGCGGGGAATTCTGCGTGATTGCAGGTTTTGTGCAGCGGATTTCGTAGCGTCAGCCGACACTGCACTGCAGCATTTGTACGCTTCGAACCATGTTCGGGACGGGCGGGGCGACTGGCGCCGCGCGCGATTCGCCCAAACGAAAACGGCCCCGCCAGAGGCGGGGCCGTCGATGATCGTTTCGAGGGCGGCCTTACCTGTCGCCCGAGCCCTTGAGGGCCGCGCCGAGGATGTCGCCGAGCGAGGCGCCCGAGTCGGACGAGCCGTACTGTTCCACGGCTTCCTTCTCTTCGGCGATCTCGCGCGCCTTGATCGAAAGGCCGAGGCGGCGGGTCTTCGAATCCACGTTGGTCACGCGGGCATCGACGTGGTCACCGACCTGGAAGCGCTCGGGGCGCTGGTCGGCGCGGTCGCGCGCGAGGTCCGAACGGCGGATGAAGGACTTCATGCCGTTGTACTCGACCTCGATCCCGCCATCCTCGATCGCGGTGACCGTGGTGGTGATGACCGAGCCGCGCTTCACGCCGTCGACCGCGTCGGAGAACGTGTCGGCGTCGAGGCCCTTGATCGAGAGCGAGATACGCTCCTTCTCGACATCCACCTCGGTGACGGCGGCCTTGACGATGTCGCCCTTGCGGTAGTTCTGGATCGCATCCTCGCCACGCTGTTCCCAGCTGAGGTCGGAGAGGTGAACCATGCCGTCGATATCGTTCTCGAGGCCGATGAACAGACCGAATTCGGTGATGTTCTTGACTTCGCCCTCGATGACGGTGCCTTCCGGGTGGGTTTCGGCGAAGACTTCCCACGGGTTGCGCATCGTCTGCTTGAGGCCGAGCGACACGCGGCGCTTCGCGGTGTCGATCTCCAACACCATGACGTCGACTTCCTGCGAGGTCGAGACGATCTTGCCCGGATGGACGTTCTTCTTGGTCCAGGACATTTCGGAGACGTGGACGAGGCCCTCGACCCCAGCTTCCAGTTCCACGAACGCACCGTAGTCGGTGATGTTCGTGACACGGCCCTTGTGGACCGAGCCGATCGGGAACTTGTCTTCGACCGAATCCCACGGATCGGACAGAAGCTGCTTCATGCCGAGCGAGATGCGGTGGGTGTCCTTGTTGATCTTGATCACCTGGACCTTCACGGTCTCGCCAATCGACAGGATCTCGGACGGGTGGTTCACGCGGCGCCACGCCATGTCGGTGACATGGAGCAGGCCGTCAACGCCGCCGAGATCGACGAACGCACCGTATTCGGTGATGTTCTTGACCACGCCGTCGACCGTCTGGCCTTCCGACAGGTTGCCGATGACCTCGGCACGCTGTTCGGCGCGGCTCTCTTCGAGGATCGCGCGGCGCGAAACGACGATGTTGCCGCGGCGGCGGTCCATCTTCAGGATCTGGAACGGCTGCTTGAGACCCATGAGCGGGCCGGCATCGCGCACCGGACGGACGTCAACTTGCGAACCGGGCAGGAACGCGACAGCGCCGCCGAGATCGACGGTGAAGCCACCCTTGACGCGGCCGAAGATGGCGCCGTCGACGCGCTCTTCGCTGGCATAGGCCTTTTCGAGACGGTCCCACGCCTCTTCGCGGCGGGCTTTCTCGCGGCTGATGACGGCTTCGCCACGGACGTTCTCGACACGGTCGAGATAGACCTCGACCTCGTCGCCCACGGCGATCTCGGCGTTCTCGCCGGGATTTGCGAATTCCTTGAGGTCGATGCGGCCTTCCATCTTGTAGCCGACATCGATGATGGCTTGGCCCGCCTCGATGGCGATGACCTTGCCTTTGACAACCGAGCCCTCTTCGGGGGTGTCGATCTCGAAGCTTTCCTTGAGGAGGGCTTCGAATTCCTCCATCGTCGCTTTAGCGCACATGCGTTCAGTTTTCCTTTTCAACATGATTATCTGGCCATGCGGTTGGCTCCGCCGGTCTTTCGTTGCATACGACCAAAGGGGCCACGGCATGGCCGGACCCTTCGGACCGCGTCCCTATAGGGGGGAATCGCCGCTGCGGCAAGGGTTCTGTGGCTGTCGGCGCCGTCACCGGCCGCCGTTCCGCTCACTCGCAGATGCGCGACACCAGATCGTAGCGCGGCACGGGGTATTCGCGCGGCCCGTCGGTCGGCAGCGCCGTATCCGGCTGCCAGACCGGGGACCACGGCAGATTCACGCTGTCGGGGTCGAGCGCAAAGCGCTGGCAAATCGCGAAGTCCCGTGTGGTTACATCGCCAAGGTTGCGGAGGTCGACAAGATGGCCCACCCTTTTCGTCGCGGTGGCGCCGAAGGCCAAAGGCGGGTCGAGTACAAACCGCCGCGTCGCGGGACCGAAGAGCGCCGCTTCTCCGCGCCAGTCGGTCCCCGAGGCAAAATGCAGCTCGAACAGGCCGGGCGGGACGAGGACGCGGAAGAACTCACCACCCCGGATGTAGGCCGCCAGAACGTCTTGCCCGGTTCCCATGTCGCGCAAGTGCAGCAGGTAGTCCGCGCCAGCGACCGTCTTGATCTGGAGCGGGAGCTTCGCCGGAAGGCCGGAACGGTTCCACATCAGCCCTTCCGGACGCTCCGCCGCCTCGCCGGGGAGGACGAGCGCCAGCCAGAAGAGACAGACCCCGAAGACACGCCACATCGTCCCGATATGGGAATCGGCGCCCCTGCCGTCGAGGTCAGCCGAGCCGCGCGGCGACGATGTCGCAGGCCGCGCGGGTCGCGGCCGCGATGCTCAGGTCCGACGTGTCGATCAGCACGGCGTCCACGGCGGGTTTCAAGGGCGCCTCGGCCCGTTCCGAATCCCGCCGGTCACGCTCGATTACCTCGGCCAGGACTTGCGCCTCGTCACCGCCGACTTCCAGCCAGCGGCGGTGGGCGCGGACCTCCGCGCTGGCGGTGACGTAAAGCTTCACCTCCGCGTCGGGGCAGATCACCGTACCGATATCGCGCCCGTCAAGCACGGCGCCGCCCTCGCGCCGGGCAAAGCTGCGTTGAAACGCCACCAAAGCCGCCCGCACCTCCGGGATGACGGCGACCCGGCTGGCCGCCTGCCCTGCCTCCAGCGTGCGGAGGTCGCCGCGGTCCAGATCCTCTTGCGTCAGGCTCTGGGCCGCCGCCACCGGATCGCCGCCCTTGGCGCCGACCGCCCGGTAGAGAAGCCCGGTATCGAGATGGGCGAAGCCGAAATGCGCGGCCACCGCGCGGGAGACCGTCCCCTTCCCCGCCGCCGCCGGCCCGTCGATCGCCACCGTGAAGATCATCGCCACCTCCGTCCAGATCGGCCATAGCGCAGCCGTCCTGCCGGGTCAAACCGCCCTTCGCCCCGGTTCGGGACGACCGGGCAGGATAAGCGGACGATCGGTCATGGGGCGTCCGGACCGGCCACCCTATCTGCATCGGACCGGGGCCGCTCCCGCCCCGGCAGCCATGAAAGGAAACGATATGAAACGCACTCTCCTCCTCGCCGCTCTGACCGCGGCGCTTCCCGTTCTCGCCGCGCCCGCCTTCGCGGCGGATGAGTTGAACATCGCGCCCGGCCTCTCCTACGCCGGCGCGCCCGTGGGTCTTCACGGCGCCGACCCGGTCGCCCTGGTGACCGGCACGGTCGTCACCGGCGAGGGTGAGTTCTCCTCGGTTCTGAACGGGGCCGCGTATTACTTCGCCTCGGCCGGGAACAAGGCCGCCTTCGACGCCAATCCCGCGGCGTTCGAGCCGCAGAACGGCGGCTTCTGCACCTACGGCGTCGCGGTCGGCAAGAAGTTCGACGGCGATCCGCGCCATTCGGTCGTGCATGAGGGCAAGCTCTATGTCTTCCTCAACGCGAAGACGCGCGAGCTGTTCCTCGAAGACGTGGCCGGCGCGCTGAGCAAGGCGACGGAGAACTGGGCGCAGATCGAACACGTCGCGGCGAGCGATCTCTGATGCCAAGCGCGCGCCTCTAGCGGGGCGCGCGCTTCCTGTTGAGCCAGAGCCGCAGGAGCGCCGCGAACAGCATGGCGAGGAGCAGCCATTTGAGCGTCGTCAATGCGCTCGCCGCCTGTGGCAGGATGTCGGGAAAAGCCCCGTCCGGCCGCTTCAGCATCGCCCGGACCAGCGCGTTTTCAAGGTAATCGACGCCCGCTTCGATGACGGCCAGGGAGCCCAGGCGCCCCGCCAGCCGTTCGGGAGCCAACTGCGCAAAGACCTCGCGGAAACTCAGGCAGAGCATCGCCGGGAAGAGAAGGTCGAGCGGTTGAACCACCCAGAGATAGCGCCAGCGGGCCGCTTCCCCGAGCGAGGCGAGGAACGCCCGTGCCTCTGCCGGCCCATAGGGCAATCTCGGCGCATCGAAGAGGCAGACGCTCCATGTGGTGCAGTTCCACAGGCTGAGCGCGACCATGACCAGCCAGACGAGCGCCGTCGCGACGACAAGCGCGCGTCCGCCGCTGTCCGTCACCGGCCCGTCCGCGCGATCTGGGCGCCGAGCCCGGACATCAGATCCTCGAAGACCGGGAAGGACGTGGCGATGGGGCTGCCGTCATCGACGCTCACGGGTTGTTTCGCGGCGAGGCCGAGGACGAGGAACGACATCGCGATCCTGTGGTCGATATGGGTGGCGCAGGTCGCGCCGCCCGGCACGCCGCCCGCCCCCAGCCCGTGGACGATGAGGACGTCCTCTTCCTCCTCGACCCGTACGCCGCAGGCTTCGAGCCCGCGCGCCATCGCGTCGATCCGGTCGCTTTCCTTCACCCGCAATTCCTTCACGCCGCGCATCACGGTGGTGCCTTCCGCGCAGGCCGCGACGACGGACAGGACCGGGTATTCGTCGATCATGCTTGCCGCGCGCTCCTCCGGCACCTCGATGCCCTTCAACGTGGAGAAGCGGACACGAAGGTCGGCCACTGGCTCGCCACCCTCCTCGCGCGGGTTCTGGAACGCGATATCCGCCCCCATCTCGACGAGCGTGGTGTAAAGCCCGTTGCGCGTCGGGTTCTGGCTGACCCCCGGCACGAGGATGTCGGAACCCTCGACGATCAGCGCCGCGCAGACCGGGAAGGCGGCAGAGGACGGGTCGCGCGGCACGGCGACGGTCTGGGGCTTCAGTTCCGGCTGGCCAGTCAGCGTGATGACGCGACCTTCGGATGTATCCTCGACCGTCAGGTCGGCGCCGAACCCCCTCAGCATCCGTTCGGAATGGTCCCGCGTCGGTTCCTTCTCGATCACCACGGTCTGGCCCGGAGCGTTCAAGCCCGCCAGAAGCACGGCCGATTTCACCTGCGCCGAGGGCACCGGCACCGTGTAGCGCACCGGCACCGGATCGGCGGCGCCGACGACGGTCATCGGCAGGCGCCCGCCGGTCCGGCCATAGGCCCGCGCCCCGAAGAGCGCAAGCGGATCGGTGACCCGCCCCATCGGGCGCTTGCGAAGCGAGGCATCGCCGGTGAAGGTCGCGGTGACGGCGCTTGTCGCCATCGCCCCCATAATCAGCCGCACGCCGGTGCCGGAATTGCCGCAGTCGATCACGTCAGCGGGCTCGGAGAAACCGCCGACACCGACCCCGTGCACGGACCATGCCCCCTCGCCCGTCCGCGTGACCTCCGCTCCGAAAGCGCGCATCGCCCTTGCGGTATCGAGCACATCCTGCCCTTCGAGAAGCCCGGTCACCTTCGTCTCTCCGACCGACAGCGCGCCGAGGATCAGCGCCCGGTGCGAGATCGACTTGTCGCCCGGCACCTCGGCCACGCCCTTCAGCGGCCCGGACTTACGGGCGGTCATCGCAACAGGCTCACCGTGGCCGGACATGGGTCTCTCCCTCGCAAAATCGCCTCGCTGATAGCGCAAGCGCCGGGGGCGGTCCATGCCCCACGCGGCGTCTTCGTCGCGAAAATGCCCCTGCCGGAGGCATCCGCGCTCAGACCCGGCGGAACGTCAGGTAGTGCGGCACCCGGCCCTCGCGGAGCGCCTTCTGCTCGTAGCGGGTGGACAGCCAGTCGTCCCACGCCGCACCGCTGTCGTTCACGAGTTCGAAACCGGCCTTCGGCACCTCGATCCGGGTCTGCCGGACATAGTCGGGTATGTCGGTCGCGACCCGGAATTCGGCCCCCGGCGCCATCACCCGCGCAAGGGGCAGAAGATGCTCTGCGGTCACGAAGCGGCGGCGGTGATGGCGGCGTTTTGGCCAGGGATCGGGATAGTTGAGGAAAGCCTTGGCGACGGAGCCTTCCGGCAGCACTTCCATCAGGTCGCGCGCGTCGCCGGGGTGGACGGCAAGGTTGGTCACGCCCGCCGCGCGGATCTTGCCGAGAAGCATCGCGACGCCGTTGATGAAGGGCTCGCAGCCGATGATCCCTACGCCCGGATACCGCGCCGCCATGTGCACCAGATGCTCGCCGGCGCCGAACCCGACTTCGAGCCAGACCGGCCGGTGGTCGCCGAAGATCTCCGCCGGGTCGATCAGCGCCCGCTCGGGGTTCTCCTCGCGCGTCACGCCCCGCGGGCGCAACGTGTCAAGATCCTCGGACAAATAGGTCTTCTGGCTTGCGCGCATCGACTTGCCGCGAATGCGGCCGTAGAAGTTGCGCCATTCCGGCTGGATCTTGCTGTCGTCTGTCATCGTCTCGGAGCCCCGAAGTGGTCGGCGGCGTCTAGCGGGCCAGACCTGCCCCGGTCAACCCCGGCCACGGTAGGGCTGCACGCCCTGGTCGGGAATCCAGACGCCCTCCGGCGCTGCGCCGGTCTGCCAGAAGACGTCGATCGGGATGCCGCCGCGCGGATACCAGTAGGCACCGATCCGCAGCCATTCGGGGTCCAGCAGGTCGACGATCCGCTTGCCGATGGCGATGGTGCAATCCTCGTGGAAGGCGCCGTGGTTGCGGAAGGAGAAGAGGTAGAGCTTGAGGCTCTTGCTTTCCACCAGCCAGTCGCGCGGGATGTAGTCGATCACGATATGCGCGAAGTCCGGCTGCCCCGTCATCGGGCAGAGCGAGGTGAACTCGGGCGCGGTGAAGCGCACGACGTATTTCGTGCCCGAATGTCCGGCAGGCACCTTCTCCAGCACGGCATCTTCCGGCGAGGCCGGCTGCGTCACCTCGGCGCCAAGTTGCGACAGACCGGAAACGTCGGTCTTGGGCATGGGATCTTCCCTTCCGAAAAGGACAAGGCGGGCACGATGGCCCGCCCTGCCGCCAATAGGTGCATGCCGTCCGCGGTCGCTGCGGCGCGCGGTCCGTTGCCTTATACCGCCTTCTTCAGCGCCTCGACCAGATCGGTTTTTTCCCAGCTGAAGCCGCCATCGGCCTCCGGCGCGCGGCCGAAATGGCCATAGGCGGCGGTGCGCTGGTAGATCGGCTTGTTGAGGTCGAGATGGGTGCGGATGCCGCGCGGCGTCAGGTCCATGACCTTCGCCACCGCTTTTTCGATTTCCGCCTCGGTCACCACGCCTGTGCCGTGGGTGTCGACGTAGATCGACAACGGCTTCGCCACCCCGATCGCGTAGGAGAGCTGCAAGGTGCAGCGGCTGGCCATGCCCGCCGCGACCACGTTCTTGGCCAAGTAGCGCGCGGCATAGGCGGCCGAGCGGTCGACCTTGGTGGGGTCCTTGCCGGAAAACGCGCCGCCACCGTGAGGGGCCGCCCCGCCATAGGTGTCGACGATTATCTTGCGCCCGGTCAGGCCCGCGTCGCCATCAGGCCCGCCGATCACGAACGTCCCGGTCGGGTTGACCCACCATTCGGTCTTCTCGGTCAGCCAGCCCGCGGGCAGGACCTCGCGGATATAGGGCTCCACAATGGCGCGGATGTCGTCGGAGGTCTGGCTTTCGTCGGCATGCTGGGTGGAGAGGACGAGCGATGTCACCTCGACCGGCTTGCCATCCTCATAGCGCAGCGACAG
It encodes the following:
- a CDS encoding GNAT family N-acetyltransferase, whose amino-acid sequence is MIRFREATRDDVRAVLALLTDDALGAAREGTDLAPYLAAFDAMKAEGGNTLIVGEKDGRIVATYQLTLISGLSLRASRRAQVESVRVATDMRGQGIGEAMFADAEARARAAGCRLMQLTMNATRRDARRFYERLGFTPSHIGFKRDLS
- a CDS encoding phosphoribosylanthranilate isomerase encodes the protein MDIRVKICGLKEPAHVAVAVEAGATYLGFVFFAKSPRHLEIPAAARLASGVPPGVAKVALTVNATDAELDAITGAVPLDMLQLHGGESPERVAEIRARYGLPVMKAVGIADEADLPALQTYGRVADQLLVDAKPPKDAALPGGNGLSFDWRLVARKYWPCPWMLAGGLTPGNVAEAIRLTGARQVDVSSGVESAPGVKDAGLIRAFIAAAKGAVPA
- a CDS encoding LapA family protein; amino-acid sequence: MLRFLRLVFLAVLAIVLVAVASANRDPVTLRLLPAEIDAYLGINWSLELPLFLVIFAGIVAGLAIGFVWEWFREAKHRSALSQHKRDAGRLEREVNRLKAEKPEPEDEVLALLEGKGATR
- the ihfB gene encoding integration host factor subunit beta, which produces MIRSELIQKIAEENPHLFQRDVERIVNTIFEEIIEALSRGDRVELRGFGAFSVKKRDARTGRNPRTGESVEVEEKHVPFFKTGKLLRDRLNGG
- the rpsA gene encoding 30S ribosomal protein S1, encoding MCAKATMEEFEALLKESFEIDTPEEGSVVKGKVIAIEAGQAIIDVGYKMEGRIDLKEFANPGENAEIAVGDEVEVYLDRVENVRGEAVISREKARREEAWDRLEKAYASEERVDGAIFGRVKGGFTVDLGGAVAFLPGSQVDVRPVRDAGPLMGLKQPFQILKMDRRRGNIVVSRRAILEESRAEQRAEVIGNLSEGQTVDGVVKNITEYGAFVDLGGVDGLLHVTDMAWRRVNHPSEILSIGETVKVQVIKINKDTHRISLGMKQLLSDPWDSVEDKFPIGSVHKGRVTNITDYGAFVELEAGVEGLVHVSEMSWTKKNVHPGKIVSTSQEVDVMVLEIDTAKRRVSLGLKQTMRNPWEVFAETHPEGTVIEGEVKNITEFGLFIGLENDIDGMVHLSDLSWEQRGEDAIQNYRKGDIVKAAVTEVDVEKERISLSIKGLDADTFSDAVDGVKRGSVITTTVTAIEDGGIEVEYNGMKSFIRRSDLARDRADQRPERFQVGDHVDARVTNVDSKTRRLGLSIKAREIAEEKEAVEQYGSSDSGASLGDILGAALKGSGDR
- a CDS encoding (d)CMP kinase: MIFTVAIDGPAAAGKGTVSRAVAAHFGFAHLDTGLLYRAVGAKGGDPVAAAQSLTQEDLDRGDLRTLEAGQAASRVAVIPEVRAALVAFQRSFARREGGAVLDGRDIGTVICPDAEVKLYVTASAEVRAHRRWLEVGGDEAQVLAEVIERDRRDSERAEAPLKPAVDAVLIDTSDLSIAAATRAACDIVAARLG
- a CDS encoding YHS domain-containing (seleno)protein, which codes for MKRTLLLAALTAALPVLAAPAFAADELNIAPGLSYAGAPVGLHGADPVALVTGTVVTGEGEFSSVLNGAAYYFASAGNKAAFDANPAAFEPQNGGFCTYGVAVGKKFDGDPRHSVVHEGKLYVFLNAKTRELFLEDVAGALSKATENWAQIEHVAASDL
- the aroA gene encoding 3-phosphoshikimate 1-carboxyvinyltransferase, which codes for MSGHGEPVAMTARKSGPLKGVAEVPGDKSISHRALILGALSVGETKVTGLLEGQDVLDTARAMRAFGAEVTRTGEGAWSVHGVGVGGFSEPADVIDCGNSGTGVRLIMGAMATSAVTATFTGDASLRKRPMGRVTDPLALFGARAYGRTGGRLPMTVVGAADPVPVRYTVPVPSAQVKSAVLLAGLNAPGQTVVIEKEPTRDHSERMLRGFGADLTVEDTSEGRVITLTGQPELKPQTVAVPRDPSSAAFPVCAALIVEGSDILVPGVSQNPTRNGLYTTLVEMGADIAFQNPREEGGEPVADLRVRFSTLKGIEVPEERAASMIDEYPVLSVVAACAEGTTVMRGVKELRVKESDRIDAMARGLEACGVRVEEEEDVLIVHGLGAGGVPGGATCATHIDHRIAMSFLVLGLAAKQPVSVDDGSPIATSFPVFEDLMSGLGAQIARTGR
- the trmB gene encoding tRNA (guanine(46)-N(7))-methyltransferase TrmB, producing the protein MTDDSKIQPEWRNFYGRIRGKSMRASQKTYLSEDLDTLRPRGVTREENPERALIDPAEIFGDHRPVWLEVGFGAGEHLVHMAARYPGVGIIGCEPFINGVAMLLGKIRAAGVTNLAVHPGDARDLMEVLPEGSVAKAFLNYPDPWPKRRHHRRRFVTAEHLLPLARVMAPGAEFRVATDIPDYVRQTRIEVPKAGFELVNDSGAAWDDWLSTRYEQKALREGRVPHYLTFRRV
- the queF gene encoding preQ(1) synthase, producing MPKTDVSGLSQLGAEVTQPASPEDAVLEKVPAGHSGTKYVVRFTAPEFTSLCPMTGQPDFAHIVIDYIPRDWLVESKSLKLYLFSFRNHGAFHEDCTIAIGKRIVDLLDPEWLRIGAYWYPRGGIPIDVFWQTGAAPEGVWIPDQGVQPYRGRG
- the metK gene encoding methionine adenosyltransferase; protein product: MTRQNYIFTSESVSEGHPDKVCDRISDAVLDTFLAEEPNARVACETFATSGMVVVGGEVGLSDQERLKNYMGRIGQIARDCIKDIGYEQEKFHWNTCHVLNFLHEQSAHIAQGVDRDGAGDQGIMFGYAVDETPELMPAPIQYAHAILRRLAEARKSGAEPTLRPDAKSQLSLRYEDGKPVEVTSLVLSTQHADESQTSDDIRAIVEPYIREVLPAGWLTEKTEWWVNPTGTFVIGGPDGDAGLTGRKIIVDTYGGAAPHGGGAFSGKDPTKVDRSAAYAARYLAKNVVAAGMASRCTLQLSYAIGVAKPLSIYVDTHGTGVVTEAEIEKAVAKVMDLTPRGIRTHLDLNKPIYQRTAAYGHFGRAPEADGGFSWEKTDLVEALKKAV